In the genome of Pseudorasbora parva isolate DD20220531a chromosome 10, ASM2467924v1, whole genome shotgun sequence, one region contains:
- the zbtb42 gene encoding LOW QUALITY PROTEIN: zinc finger and BTB domain-containing protein 18.2 (The sequence of the model RefSeq protein was modified relative to this genomic sequence to represent the inferred CDS: deleted 1 base in 1 codon), producing the protein MEFPDHSRQLLQCLSQQRRQGFLCDCTVLVGDSRFLVHRAVLASCSMYFHLFYRDQPEKRDVVQLNRDIVTAPAFGSLLEFMYEGKLEFGGVPAEDILAAASFLHMYDIVKVCKGKLKDKEDRTNGQKASGHLELVGVNYVSAEACVRTAGKTKADVSSSSVSQRSQNDTDRALDLSFKPLSGRDAFHPSCVSGQLALDSQQQGSEPLVKDEHDLLSEQEDADPVSPESRRFGNSSVVTGFTELFPENKADDDLMEEEEGLRVRPDRTLGDSEGEDEDDLASSDISTSSGILLPAGGQRVCVCPLCSKVFPSPHVLQMHISSHFREKDGVRAKLSPDGSVPTCSQCGKTFSCMYTLKRHERTHSGEKPYTCGQCGKSFQYSHNLSRHAVVHTREKPHACKWCERRFTQSGDLYRHIRKFHCGLVKTLAIG; encoded by the exons ATGGAGTTCCCAGACCATAGCCGGCAGTTGCTGCAGTGCCTGAGTCAGCAGAGACGGCAAGGTTTCCTCTGCGACTGCACAGTTTTGGTCGGAGATTCCCGATTCCTGGTGCACCGGGCCGTCCTGGCCTCCTGCAGCATGTACTTCCATCTTTTCTACAGGGATCAGCCGGAGAAAAGGGACGTCGTGCAGCTAAATAGGGACATTGTGACGGCGCCGGCGTTCGGATCGCTGCTGGAGTTTATGTACGAAGGAAAGCTGGAGTTTGGCGGCGTTCCCGCCGAGGACATCCTAGCCGCCGCGAGCTTCCTCCACATGTACGACATTGTGAAAGTGTGCAAAGGGAAGCTGAAGGATAAGGAGGACAGGACGAACGGGCAGAAGGCGAGCGGTCATTTGGAGCTTGTAGGTGTCAATTATGTGTCAGCCGAGGCCTGTGTCCGAACAGCTGGAAAAACAAAAGCGGATGTCAGTAGTTCATCCGTGTCCCAAAGGTCCCAAAATGACACGGATCGCGCTCTGGATTTGTCTTTCAAGCCTCTGTCTGGACGAGACGCCTTCCACCCCTCCTGCGTTTCGGGACAGCTGGCCCTCGACAGCCAACAGCAGGGCAGCGAGCCACTTGTTAAAGACGAACATGACTTGCTGTCAGAGCAGGAGGACGCTGATCCGGTGAGCCCGGAGAGCCGGCGTTTTGGGAATAGCTCCGTGGTGACAGGGTTCACCGAACTCTTCCCCGAAAACAAGGCGGATGATGACCtgatggaggaggaggaggggttACGAGTGCGCCCGGATCGCACGCTCGGGGACAGCGAGGGCGAAGACGAGGACGATCTGGCATCCTCGGACATCTCCACATCCAGCGGGATTCTTCTCCCCGCC GGAggacagcgtgtgtgtgtgtgtccgctgTGCAGCAAGGTTTTCCCGAGCCCGCACGTCCTCCAGATGCACATCAGCTCGCACTTCCGGGAGAAGGACGGCGTGCGTGCCAAACTCTCTCCAGACGGATCCGTGCCGACTTGCTCTCAGTGCGGGAAAACCTTCTCCTGCATGTACACGCTGAAGCGGCACGAGCGCACACACTCCGGAGAGAAGCCGTACACCTGCGGGCAATGCGGGAAAAGCTTCCAGTATTCCCACAATTTGAGCCGGCACGCCGTGGTGCACACGAGGGAAAAACCGCACGCGTGCAAGTGGTGCGAGCGGAGATTCACACAGTCCGGAGATCTGTACCGGCACATACGCAAGTTCCACTGCGGCCTCGTCAAAACCCTGGCCATCGGATAG